In one window of Gossypium hirsutum isolate 1008001.06 chromosome A01, Gossypium_hirsutum_v2.1, whole genome shotgun sequence DNA:
- the LOC107899629 gene encoding gibberellin 2-beta-dioxygenase 1, with translation MVVVSKPAIEQFSSYLKNNKPTTLFTQIPLVDLSKPDSKHQIIKACEEFGFFKVINHGVPMESISVLESEATKFFSLPLCEKQKTGQTQPYGYGHKRIGTQGDVGWVEYLLLTTNQDPSLHSFQTLRVALNNYMKSVKKMACEILEMMADGLKIQPRNVLSKLLMDEESDSVFRVNHYPPCPNVQPLSGNGNGNGDVIGFGEHTDPQIISVLRSNNTSGLQISLREGSWISVPPDQTSFFINVGDSLQVMTNGRFKSVKHRVVTNSVKSRLSMIYFGGPPLSEKIAPLPSLMRGDQQSLYKEFTWFEYKKSAYNSRLADNRLIHFEKIAAS, from the exons ATGGTGGTGGTGTCAAAACCAGCAATTGAACAGTTCTCTTCTTACCTGAAAAACAACAAACCAACCACATTGTTCACTCAAATCCCACTTGTAGACCTCTCAAAACCTGATTCAAAACACCAAATAATCAAAGCTTGTGAAGAGTTTGGGTTCTTCAAGGTGATCAACCATGGGGTTCCAATGGAATCCATTTCCGTGTTGGAATCCGAAGCTACCAAGTTCTTCAGTTTACCACTTTGTGAGAAACAAAAAACAGGACAAACTCAACCTTATGGCTATGGTCATAAAAGGATTGGTACACAAGGTGATGTTGGTTGGGTTGAGTATCTTCTTTTGACTACTAATCAAGACCCCAGTCTCCATAGCTTCCAAACTTTGAG ggTGGCTTTGAATAATTATATGAAATCAGTAAAGAAAATGGCGTGTGAGATACTTGAAATGATGGCTGATGGGTTGAAGATACAACCCAGGAATGTGTTGAGCAAGCTGTTGATGGATGAAGAGAGTGACTCTGTTTTCAGGGTGAATCATTACCCACCATGCCCTAATGTTCAACCTTTGAGTGGTAATGGCAATGGCAATGGGGATGTGATTGGATTTGGTGAACACACTGATCCACAAATTATCTCAGTGTTGAGATCTAACAACACTTCTGGTCTTCAAATCTCTCTAAGAGAAGGAAGCTGGATTTCAGTGCCACCTGACCAAACCTCATTCTTCATCAATGTTGGTGACTCCTTACAG GTAATGACCAATGGAAGGTTTAAAAGTGTAAAACATAGGGTAGTGACCAACAGTGTGAAATCAAGGCTATCAATGATTTATTTTGGTGGACCACCATTGAGTGAGAAAATAGCACCTTTGCCATCTTTGATGAGAGGTGATCAACAAAGCTTATATAAAGAATTTACTTGGTTCGAGTACAAGAAATCTGCTTATAATTCCAGATTGGCAGATAATAGGCTCATTCACTTTGAAAAAATTGCTGCTTCTtaa
- the LOC107932679 gene encoding interactor of constitutive active ROPs 4 isoform X2, producing the protein MPRSRGSDMPQRQSPRGTHQVRSSISDSDPLHHRSITDRSSPKLGDRRSPRGAPQSDPLNQKKLGTRIADLESQLGQAQGELKNLKDQLASAEAAKKEAQQELENKTKKPKAREAVEVNEKVSPKRTRDSKKSDCSIREEVSEDNQQETDVFEVTVEKTAIEPKVETEEVDQVDEKTNAIEISSAPPAESKLEKQFFQDLALKNDEINMLKSKLEEKEKELGVFTQENKDLKKQLNEANLNISSAKVKEEEMALKLGQVGEELEASKTNTTQLKEKLQSVEEQKGALEAEMKKLRVQTEQWRKAADAAAAILSGGVEMNGRISNRCSSMDKHFNGVFETPAGGFAGYVGSPGLADDIDDGFGGGKRKGSGIKMFGDLWKKKSQK; encoded by the exons ATGCCAAGATCAAG GGGCTCGGACATGCCACAAAGGCAATCTCCTCGAGGGACGCATCAGGTTAGGTCATCGATTTCTGATTCAGACCCTTTGCATCATCGATCCATTACTGATCGTAGTAGTCCTAAGCTTGGAGATCGTCGTTCACCAAGAGGTGCTCCACAATCTGATCCATTGAACCAAAAGAAGCTTGGCACTCGTATTGCGGATTTAGAATCTCAACTGGGGCAAGCACAAGGAGAGCTGAAGAATCTCAAAGACCAGTTGGCTTCAGCAGAAGCTGCAAAGAAAGAAGCGCAACAAGAGCTGGAAAATAAGACCAAGAAGCCTAAAGCTCGGGAAGCTGTTGAAGTTAATGAGAAGGTTTCTCCGAAAAGAACTCGAGATTCTAAGAAATCTGATTGTAGCATCAGAGAAGAAGTTTCTGAAGATAACCAACAAGAAACTGATGTGTTTGAAGTCACAGTGGAAAAAACAGCAATTGAGCCTAAGGTGGAAACCGAAGAAGTCGATCAAGTAGATGAGAAAACCAATGCAATAGAGATATCGAGTGCACCACCAGCAGAATCCAAGCTGGAGAAACAATTTTTCCAAGACTTGGCTTTGAAAAACGATGAGATCAATATGCTGAAGTCCAagctagaagaaaaagaaaaggagctTGGTGTGTTCACTCAAGAAAATAAGGACCTGAAAAAGCAGCTCAATGAAGCGAACTTGAACATTTCAAGTGCTAAAGTTAAGGAAGAAGAAATGGCATTGAAGTTGGGCCAAGTAGGGGAGGAGCTGGAAGCAAGCAAAACAAATACAACTCAATTGAAGGAAAAGCTTCAATCAGTGGAAGAACAAAAGGGGGCATTGGAAGCTGAAATGAAGAAGCTAAGGGTACAAACAGAACAATGGAGAAAGGCAGCAGATGCTGCAGCAGCTATTCTTTCCGGTGGCGTGGAAATGAACGGGAGGATTTCAAACCGGTGTAGCTCAATGGATAAGCATTTCAATGGCGTGTTCGAGACACCAGCTGGTGGGTTTGCTGGTTATGTCGGATCACCAGGCTTAGCTGATGATATAGACGATGGTTTCGGAGGCGGAAAACGCAAAGGCTCTGGGATTAAAATGTTCGGAGACTTATGGAAAAAGAAGAGCCAGAAATAA
- the LOC107899628 gene encoding uncharacterized protein: MPIHRNEWRSACSSLKVIFFPPYTLLGPRFQRSRGDLTAYSRGTESAGIVRRCGRGVRGLCAGAVGGVVWRDVVRPLVRAAAQGDPCLRVCKNWAQFLGCLGYWAMSFCKWTCNLGLGSLGLIWFDFGL, translated from the exons ATGCCAATCCACCGCAATGAATGGAGATCAGCCTGTTCGAGCCTCAAGGTGATTTTCTTTCCGCCTTACACTCTCCTCGGACCCCGATTTCAACGAAGCAGAGGAGATCTCACGGCGTATTCACGAG GTACGGAGTCCGCTGGCATCGTACGGAGGTGCGGGCGTGGCGTACGAGGGCTGTGCGCTGGTGCTGTTGGAGGCGTTGTCTGGCGCGATGTGGTTAGGCCGCTAGTGAGGGCTGCGGCGCAAGGAGACCCTTGCCTTAGGGTTTGCAAAAATTGGGCTCAGTTTCTGGGCTGTTTGGGGTATTGGGCTATGtcattttgtaaatggacttgtAATTTGGGTCTTGGATCATTGGGGTTAATTTGGTTTGATTTTGGATTGTAA
- the LOC107932679 gene encoding interactor of constitutive active ROPs 4 isoform X1 — translation MPRSRTRGSDMPQRQSPRGTHQVRSSISDSDPLHHRSITDRSSPKLGDRRSPRGAPQSDPLNQKKLGTRIADLESQLGQAQGELKNLKDQLASAEAAKKEAQQELENKTKKPKAREAVEVNEKVSPKRTRDSKKSDCSIREEVSEDNQQETDVFEVTVEKTAIEPKVETEEVDQVDEKTNAIEISSAPPAESKLEKQFFQDLALKNDEINMLKSKLEEKEKELGVFTQENKDLKKQLNEANLNISSAKVKEEEMALKLGQVGEELEASKTNTTQLKEKLQSVEEQKGALEAEMKKLRVQTEQWRKAADAAAAILSGGVEMNGRISNRCSSMDKHFNGVFETPAGGFAGYVGSPGLADDIDDGFGGGKRKGSGIKMFGDLWKKKSQK, via the exons ATGCCAAGATCAAG GACTAGGGGCTCGGACATGCCACAAAGGCAATCTCCTCGAGGGACGCATCAGGTTAGGTCATCGATTTCTGATTCAGACCCTTTGCATCATCGATCCATTACTGATCGTAGTAGTCCTAAGCTTGGAGATCGTCGTTCACCAAGAGGTGCTCCACAATCTGATCCATTGAACCAAAAGAAGCTTGGCACTCGTATTGCGGATTTAGAATCTCAACTGGGGCAAGCACAAGGAGAGCTGAAGAATCTCAAAGACCAGTTGGCTTCAGCAGAAGCTGCAAAGAAAGAAGCGCAACAAGAGCTGGAAAATAAGACCAAGAAGCCTAAAGCTCGGGAAGCTGTTGAAGTTAATGAGAAGGTTTCTCCGAAAAGAACTCGAGATTCTAAGAAATCTGATTGTAGCATCAGAGAAGAAGTTTCTGAAGATAACCAACAAGAAACTGATGTGTTTGAAGTCACAGTGGAAAAAACAGCAATTGAGCCTAAGGTGGAAACCGAAGAAGTCGATCAAGTAGATGAGAAAACCAATGCAATAGAGATATCGAGTGCACCACCAGCAGAATCCAAGCTGGAGAAACAATTTTTCCAAGACTTGGCTTTGAAAAACGATGAGATCAATATGCTGAAGTCCAagctagaagaaaaagaaaaggagctTGGTGTGTTCACTCAAGAAAATAAGGACCTGAAAAAGCAGCTCAATGAAGCGAACTTGAACATTTCAAGTGCTAAAGTTAAGGAAGAAGAAATGGCATTGAAGTTGGGCCAAGTAGGGGAGGAGCTGGAAGCAAGCAAAACAAATACAACTCAATTGAAGGAAAAGCTTCAATCAGTGGAAGAACAAAAGGGGGCATTGGAAGCTGAAATGAAGAAGCTAAGGGTACAAACAGAACAATGGAGAAAGGCAGCAGATGCTGCAGCAGCTATTCTTTCCGGTGGCGTGGAAATGAACGGGAGGATTTCAAACCGGTGTAGCTCAATGGATAAGCATTTCAATGGCGTGTTCGAGACACCAGCTGGTGGGTTTGCTGGTTATGTCGGATCACCAGGCTTAGCTGATGATATAGACGATGGTTTCGGAGGCGGAAAACGCAAAGGCTCTGGGATTAAAATGTTCGGAGACTTATGGAAAAAGAAGAGCCAGAAATAA